A segment of the Niveibacterium umoris genome:
CGCGCGCGGTACATCTTCAAGTTGCACCTGCTCGATCCGGGTGAAGTGGCCGGATATCTTCTTGCTTGATGTATGTACTTCCTGCACGTCTTCGTGCGCTTGCCGGATGTGGGTGGCGAGCTTCTGCATGCGTTCGTCAAAACGCGAGAAGTCTTTCGCCAGTTTGCCGAGTGCATCCTTGATCACATGGATCTGCTTGCGCGTCTCCACATCCTTGAGCACCGCGCGTGCGGTATTCAGCACCGCCATCAGCGTCGTCGGCGACACGATCCAGACCCGGCGCTCCTGCGCGAACTGCACGACTTCCGGGTGGTAGGCATGAATCTCGGCGAACACCGCCTCGGCCGGCACGAACATCACCGCACCATCCGAGGTTTCGCCGGCGATGATGTACTTGGAAGCGATCGCCTCGACATGGCGTTTGACGTCGGCGCGGAAGGCCGACTGGGCACCCTTGCGCTCGGCCTCGCCGGCCGACGCGTCGAACATGCGGTGGTAGTTCTCGAGCGGGAATTTGGCGTCGACGGCCACGCGGCCGGTCGGCTCCGGCAGGTTCAGCACGCAGTCAGCACGCACGCCGCTCGCAAGCTGTACCTGGAAGCCGTAGCCATCGGGCGGCAAGGCGTTCTTCACCAGCGCTTCGAGCTGCACTTCGCCAAAGGCGCCTCGCGAGCGTTTATCGCCCAGCAGTTCCTGCAGGCTGACCACATTGGTTGTGAGGCCGTCGATCTTCTTCTGCGCCTCGTCGATGGTCGCCAGCCGTGCCATCACGCTGGCAAAGGTCTCGTTGGTCTTCTTGAAGCCCTCGTCCAGGCGCTGATGCACGACGCCGGTGATTGCGTCCAGCCGCTCGCTTAGCACCCGCATCAAGGCTTCATTGCTGCCTGCCATCTGCAGCGACGCGGCCTTGAGCCCTTCCTGAAGCAATTCGCGGTCTGCCCGCGCCTGTTCCGCGACGCTCTTGAGCATCGCCTCGGTGAGCTGGCCCCGCAACTGTTCGTCACGGGTCGCCGCTGTCTGCGCAAGCCCGGTCAGGCGGGTCGCCAGATCCTCGCGCTGGGCGGCAACGCCCAGGTCCATGCAGCGCCGGGTCTCGGCGACGGCGTCATTGGTTGCCCTCAGCGCCTCGAAGACTTGAGCACGCAAGCGCTCGGCGCTGTCGGCCTGCGCGCCGGCCAGACGTTCTGCCTGGCGTTCGACACCCCCGGTGAGATCGTTCTCGGTCAGGCGAAGGGCCTGCACGATGGTGTTTTCGATCTGCTGCGCGCGCGCCTCTGCCGCGACCAGCGCCGCTGCCTGGTTCGACCGGATAGACAGTACCAACCAGAGCAGAACGCCGAGGTTCGTCACTCCAAGCAACACGGGAAGAAGCTGAGTCATGAGATTTCCTGAGTCCATGTAGCGAGTATACCGGCGACGCTTGCGCGGGCCGCCCCGCATCGACGCACGCAGTCAAAGCCGGATTTCTGCGCCAAGACCTGCGCCATGGCACTAAAGCTCGGTCCGGTTTGACCGTTAGCAGGCCATGAACCGCACGCCTTCGGATCCGGAAATGCCATCCGAACGGCCTCGCCTGCGCGACCGCGCCGCCTGGCCGTGGATCACTGCGCTCGTTCAAGCGATCGCAGTGATCAGCGTCGGCGAAGCCGGCGTACGCCTGGAACTGGCACGACAGGGCGAAGAACAAAGGGCGCTCGTCACCGCCCATGTCGCGGGCACGCGTGCCCGCCTCGAATCGGAACTCAACTCCACACTGTATTTGTCCAGCGGCCTGGTGGCGTTTGCGAGCAGCCGCGCCAGCCAGCTCGAAGAGTCGAACGTCAAGGATCTGCTCTCGACGCTCTACAAGACCGGGCGCAATGTACGCAACATCGTGGTGGCGCCGGGCAACCGCGTGAAGTGGGTCTACCCGCTGCAAGGCAATGAGCGTGTGCTCGGCTTGTACTACCCCGACAACCCGCAGCAATGGCCAGGCGTGAAGCGCGCCATGGAGCGGCGCCACACGATCGTGGTCGGGCCGGTGAACCTCGTGCAAGGTGGGCGCGGGCTGATTGCCCGGACGCCCGTGTTCGATACACATGGTGAGTACTGGGGCGTGGTCAGCCTGGTCGTCGATTGGGATGCCTTGCAACAAACCGCCAACCTGCAAGCGCGCACCTCGCAGTACAGGCTCGCCATCCGCGATGTCGAAGGCGATCGCGGGACGCCGATCTTCGGGGAATCTGCGGTGTTCGCCGAACGCCCGGTCACCGCTCGGCTCGATCTTCCGGGTGGAAGCTGGACGATCGGCGCAGTGCCTGCCGATGGTTGGGTGGCCCCGTCGAGCCGTATTCATGCCTTGCGCCTGCTCTATATCGCCGTGGCGGCCCTGATTGGAACACTTGCGTTTCGCCTGGTCACCGAAACGCAGCGCCGTCAGGCTGCGTTGAGGGACCTTGCGCGCCTCAACAGCGAACTCGAATCACGCATCGACGCCCGCACCCGTGAGCTGCGCAACGCCAACGACGAACTCGCGCGACTGGTCGAAACGCTGCGCAGAACCCAGGGCGAACTGGTGCGCAGCGAAAAGCTCTCTGCCCTCGGCGCGCTCGTTGCGGGTATCGCACATGAACTCAATACCCCCGTCGGCAACAGCCTGCTTGCCGCAAGCACGCTGGCCGACAAGCTGCGCACGCTGCTGCGTCCGGGCGTCGCGCTGCGGCGATCGGAATGGGAAGAGAGTCTCGCGCAGATGCACGAAGCCAGCGACATCATCACCCGCAGCCTCAGCCGCGCCGGCGAGTTGATCAGTAGCTTCAAACAGGTGGCGGCCGATCGCACTTCGGCACAACGCCGGCGCTTTGCGCTACAGCCGACACTCCACGATCTGGCCGTGACGATGCAGCCAAGCCTGAGGCACGCGGGGCTCACCATCGAAGAGGGCAGCATCCCGGAAGTGGAACTCGACAGCTATCCCGGCCCGCTGGATCAGGTCATGATGAACCTGATCCAGAACGTGGTGCAGCACGCCTATCCCGAGGGCGGGCCGGGCCGGATCAGGATTTCAGCGACAGCCGCCGGCGGTGAAGTGACGCTCGAAATCGCGGACTTCGGTGTGGGTATCCCCGCTGCGGATCTGCCGCGGATCTTCGACCCCTTCTTCACCACGCGGCTCGGTCAAGGCGGCACCGGACTCGGGCTG
Coding sequences within it:
- a CDS encoding DNA recombination protein RmuC gives rise to the protein MDLGVAAQREDLATRLTGLAQTAATRDEQLRGQLTEAMLKSVAEQARADRELLQEGLKAASLQMAGSNEALMRVLSERLDAITGVVHQRLDEGFKKTNETFASVMARLATIDEAQKKIDGLTTNVVSLQELLGDKRSRGAFGEVQLEALVKNALPPDGYGFQVQLASGVRADCVLNLPEPTGRVAVDAKFPLENYHRMFDASAGEAERKGAQSAFRADVKRHVEAIASKYIIAGETSDGAVMFVPAEAVFAEIHAYHPEVVQFAQERRVWIVSPTTLMAVLNTARAVLKDVETRKQIHVIKDALGKLAKDFSRFDERMQKLATHIRQAHEDVQEVHTSSKKISGHFTRIEQVQLEDVPRALIESDES
- a CDS encoding ATP-binding protein, which produces MPSERPRLRDRAAWPWITALVQAIAVISVGEAGVRLELARQGEEQRALVTAHVAGTRARLESELNSTLYLSSGLVAFASSRASQLEESNVKDLLSTLYKTGRNVRNIVVAPGNRVKWVYPLQGNERVLGLYYPDNPQQWPGVKRAMERRHTIVVGPVNLVQGGRGLIARTPVFDTHGEYWGVVSLVVDWDALQQTANLQARTSQYRLAIRDVEGDRGTPIFGESAVFAERPVTARLDLPGGSWTIGAVPADGWVAPSSRIHALRLLYIAVAALIGTLAFRLVTETQRRQAALRDLARLNSELESRIDARTRELRNANDELARLVETLRRTQGELVRSEKLSALGALVAGIAHELNTPVGNSLLAASTLADKLRTLLRPGVALRRSEWEESLAQMHEASDIITRSLSRAGELISSFKQVAADRTSAQRRRFALQPTLHDLAVTMQPSLRHAGLTIEEGSIPEVELDSYPGPLDQVMMNLIQNVVQHAYPEGGPGRIRISATAAGGEVTLEIADFGVGIPAADLPRIFDPFFTTRLGQGGTGLGLHIVHNIVTGTLGGKIDVQSELGVGTRFIICLPLHAPRLPEDPA